The Hymenobacter sp. 5317J-9 genome has a window encoding:
- a CDS encoding GIY-YIG nuclease family protein, whose amino-acid sequence MYIYLLTNPSRTVLYIGVTNNLTRRLDEHSNNLGNHGKFTGRYQANLLVYFEFLSDPTQAIAREKELKGWSRAKKEKLIIGFNPKWEAIDLDSWTGPAIDL is encoded by the coding sequence ATGTACATCTACCTTCTTACCAATCCCAGCCGGACCGTGCTTTATATCGGCGTGACGAATAACCTAACCCGCCGCCTTGACGAACACAGCAATAACCTTGGCAACCACGGAAAATTCACGGGTCGCTACCAAGCAAACCTGCTGGTCTATTTTGAATTCCTCTCCGACCCAACCCAGGCAATTGCGCGCGAAAAAGAGTTGAAAGGATGGAGCCGCGCCAAGAAAGAAAAGCTCATCATCGGCTTCAATCCCAAATGGGAAGCCATTGATTTGGATTCCTGGACCGGCCCTGCAATTGATTTATAA